The following proteins are co-located in the Helicobacter acinonychis genome:
- the ureA gene encoding urease subunit alpha — protein MRLTPKEQEKFLLYYAGEVARKRKAEGLKLNHPEAIAYVSAHIMDEARRGKKTVADLMQECMHFLKKDEVMEGVGNMIPDLGVEACFPDGTKLVTVNWPVEPDNHKAGEIKFGSDEDIEINAHKQANAIKLKVKNNGTRSLHVGSHFHFFEANRALEFDREKAYGKRLDIPSGNTLRIGAGETKEVTLIDIGGSKKVIGMNGLTNNIANERHKPFAIENAKKHGFLK, from the coding sequence ATGAGATTAACTCCCAAAGAGCAAGAAAAATTCTTGTTGTATTATGCAGGAGAAGTTGCCAGAAAGCGTAAAGCTGAAGGCTTGAAACTCAACCACCCAGAAGCCATTGCCTATGTTAGTGCACACATCATGGATGAAGCAAGGCGTGGTAAAAAAACGGTGGCTGATTTGATGCAAGAGTGCATGCACTTTTTGAAAAAAGATGAGGTCATGGAAGGCGTGGGGAATATGATTCCTGATTTAGGCGTAGAAGCTTGTTTCCCTGATGGCACTAAACTTGTCACAGTGAATTGGCCTGTAGAGCCTGATAACCATAAAGCAGGGGAAATCAAATTTGGTAGCGATGAAGACATTGAAATCAACGCCCACAAGCAAGCTAACGCTATTAAGCTTAAAGTGAAAAACAACGGCACAAGATCGTTGCATGTAGGTAGCCATTTCCATTTCTTTGAAGCGAACAGAGCTTTAGAATTTGACAGAGAAAAAGCTTATGGCAAACGATTGGATATTCCTAGCGGTAACACTTTAAGGATTGGTGCGGGCGAAACTAAAGAAGTGACTTTGATTGATATTGGAGGCTCTAAAAAAGTGATAGGCATGAATGGGCTTACAAACAATATCGCCAATGAACGCCACAAACCTTTTGCGATAGAAAACGCTAAAAAACATGGATTTTTAAAATAA
- the cheW gene encoding chemotaxis protein CheW, with protein sequence MSDPLKDLFEKQKEANTNPKQEDNEEVLQFIGFIIGDEEYAIPILNILEIVKPIGYTRVPETPNYVLGVFNLRGNVFPLINLRLKFGLKAEKQNKDTRYLVVRHNDQIAGFFIDRLTEAIRIKQTDIDPVPETLSDNNNLTYGIGKQNDRLVTILRVEEILKKDF encoded by the coding sequence ATGAGCGATCCATTGAAAGATTTATTTGAAAAACAAAAAGAAGCCAACACCAACCCCAAGCAAGAAGATAATGAAGAAGTCTTGCAATTCATTGGCTTTATTATCGGCGATGAAGAGTATGCCATTCCTATTTTGAATATTTTAGAGATTGTCAAACCCATCGGCTACACACGAGTTCCTGAAACGCCAAACTATGTGCTTGGCGTGTTCAATTTAAGGGGTAATGTCTTCCCTTTGATTAACTTGCGCTTGAAATTTGGCTTGAAAGCGGAAAAACAAAATAAAGACACTCGTTACTTGGTGGTGCGCCATAACGACCAGATCGCTGGGTTTTTCATTGATCGCTTGACTGAAGCCATTCGCATCAAACAAACGGATATTGACCCTGTGCCAGAGACTTTGAGCGATAACAACAATCTAACTTATGGTATTGGGAAGCAAAACGACCGATTGGTAACCATTTTAAGAGTGGAAGAAATCCTAAAAAAAGACTTTTAA